One window of Microbacterium sp. Root61 genomic DNA carries:
- a CDS encoding family 78 glycoside hydrolase catalytic domain, with the protein MTIEVQLRAAYRDDALGIPARRGVMLSWQVDGDEAIDSAAGADVVVFRRGRDGASDVLWEASAVPGNTILYAGPELVSRDEAWFTVSLRGVDGRLVTADATRFEVGLQDERDWSGDWISAPLQEFRRETWDPVPLLRNSFALAAVPSRARLYATALGIYRVWVNGTELSAESLLRPGWTDYRFRVLHQTYDLAGLLHEGENVVAVELARGWYAGRLGLQRELALYGEQPAVRMQVEGDDGVTLTATGGSWTQSFGDIMASDLLTGEIQDARQAQPGWNAPGFDDSAWANALVRDDVDVTITPQPHESPWIIEEFDGTLVRAHARGPAVYDFGQNLIGWTRIEGRTLPKADLIVRHGEKLTVDDLVWRDNLRGAFQEDRYTTGDGARHTLEPRHTQHGFRYAEVWNFAPEVEFGALEVPDDFTVTALAITGLPEVGRFESSDPQLNAVAEMVGWTVRDNFLEVITDCPQRDERLGWLGDAGVIANSAAYQYDTAAFVAKFVRDAADSQGEDGVIRSYVPPVPPGTDRDGAPGWADGYVRLVHLALTRYGDVATAAEHFDHIARYLAFVDEANPDGIRTERVGADFSDWLSLPEDPNEPTHPGYAYTGARSTSSRRVIATAHTIHSWDQFADIAAALGRTDDAARARARADELRFVYAANFLDDRGWIEGDTQTVYAQALGYDILRGADRERAVARLAEKVRELGHVTVGIHGSEHIVPALARNGHADLAEMLLMREEMPSWKHMVSMGGTTVWEKWDGILADGTMSTAEMNSFNHCALGAIGEFLYEGVAGLDLRSVAGTGSVRIAPIYLESLEWAEAEHLTVAGPVATRWAREGDLVHHDVTVAPGLTAVYAAPAGYEVVGPDSVLGSGSSRVTVRRVTGARKTGGAE; encoded by the coding sequence TTGACCATCGAAGTTCAGCTCAGGGCCGCCTACCGCGATGACGCTCTCGGGATTCCCGCGCGGCGCGGAGTCATGCTCTCATGGCAGGTCGACGGAGACGAGGCAATCGACTCCGCCGCGGGTGCAGACGTCGTCGTGTTCCGTCGCGGGCGCGACGGCGCATCCGACGTGCTGTGGGAGGCGTCTGCCGTCCCCGGCAACACGATCCTCTACGCCGGTCCGGAGCTCGTCTCTCGCGATGAGGCCTGGTTCACCGTGTCCCTTCGTGGCGTCGACGGTCGTCTGGTGACGGCCGACGCCACTCGATTCGAGGTCGGTCTCCAAGACGAACGAGACTGGAGCGGCGACTGGATCTCCGCGCCCCTCCAGGAGTTCCGCCGCGAGACCTGGGACCCCGTGCCACTGCTGCGCAACAGCTTCGCTCTCGCCGCCGTCCCGTCCCGCGCACGCCTCTACGCGACGGCGCTCGGCATCTACCGCGTCTGGGTCAACGGCACCGAACTCAGCGCCGAGTCTCTGCTGCGACCCGGATGGACCGACTACCGGTTCCGCGTGCTGCACCAGACCTATGACCTCGCAGGACTTCTGCACGAGGGTGAGAACGTCGTCGCGGTCGAACTCGCCCGCGGGTGGTACGCCGGGCGCCTCGGTCTCCAACGCGAACTGGCGCTCTACGGCGAGCAGCCCGCCGTACGGATGCAGGTCGAGGGCGACGACGGTGTCACGCTCACGGCCACCGGTGGCTCGTGGACGCAGAGCTTCGGCGACATCATGGCCAGCGACCTTCTCACCGGCGAGATCCAGGACGCGCGCCAGGCGCAGCCGGGCTGGAACGCTCCCGGGTTCGACGACTCGGCGTGGGCGAACGCACTCGTCCGCGACGACGTCGATGTGACGATCACGCCGCAGCCGCACGAATCCCCCTGGATCATCGAGGAGTTCGACGGCACCCTCGTGCGCGCACACGCGCGCGGTCCCGCCGTCTACGACTTCGGCCAGAATCTCATCGGCTGGACGCGCATCGAGGGGCGCACCCTGCCGAAGGCCGACCTCATCGTCCGGCACGGCGAGAAGCTCACCGTGGACGATCTGGTCTGGCGCGACAACCTGCGTGGAGCCTTCCAGGAAGACCGGTACACGACCGGCGATGGGGCTCGGCATACCCTCGAACCGCGCCACACCCAGCACGGATTCCGCTACGCGGAGGTCTGGAACTTCGCGCCCGAGGTCGAGTTCGGCGCTCTGGAGGTTCCCGACGACTTCACGGTCACGGCCCTGGCGATCACCGGCCTTCCCGAGGTCGGGCGCTTCGAGAGTTCCGATCCGCAGCTGAATGCGGTCGCCGAGATGGTCGGCTGGACCGTGCGCGACAACTTCCTCGAGGTGATCACCGACTGTCCGCAACGCGATGAGCGTCTCGGGTGGCTCGGCGACGCGGGCGTCATCGCGAACAGTGCCGCGTATCAATACGACACGGCCGCCTTCGTCGCGAAGTTCGTGCGGGATGCCGCGGACTCGCAAGGCGAAGACGGCGTCATCCGCTCGTACGTCCCTCCCGTTCCTCCTGGAACCGATCGGGACGGAGCACCCGGATGGGCGGACGGCTATGTGCGTCTCGTTCACCTTGCTCTGACCCGCTACGGGGATGTGGCCACCGCGGCGGAGCATTTCGACCACATCGCCCGCTACCTCGCCTTCGTCGATGAGGCGAACCCGGACGGCATCCGCACGGAGCGCGTCGGCGCCGACTTCTCGGACTGGCTGTCGCTGCCCGAGGACCCGAACGAGCCGACTCATCCCGGCTACGCGTACACCGGCGCGCGGTCGACGAGCTCACGGCGGGTCATCGCCACAGCTCACACGATCCACTCGTGGGACCAGTTCGCGGACATCGCCGCGGCTCTCGGTCGTACCGACGATGCGGCCCGGGCCCGTGCCCGCGCCGACGAGCTGCGCTTCGTCTACGCGGCGAACTTCCTCGACGATCGTGGATGGATCGAAGGCGACACGCAGACCGTCTACGCGCAGGCCCTCGGCTACGACATCCTGCGCGGGGCCGACCGCGAACGGGCGGTCGCGCGTCTGGCCGAGAAGGTGCGCGAACTCGGCCACGTGACCGTCGGGATCCACGGTTCCGAGCACATCGTCCCGGCGCTCGCCCGCAACGGCCACGCCGACCTCGCGGAGATGCTGCTCATGCGCGAGGAGATGCCCAGTTGGAAGCACATGGTGTCGATGGGAGGGACGACCGTGTGGGAGAAGTGGGACGGCATCCTCGCCGACGGCACGATGTCGACAGCGGAGATGAACTCGTTCAACCACTGTGCGCTCGGCGCGATCGGCGAGTTCCTCTATGAAGGCGTCGCCGGGCTGGACCTTCGATCGGTGGCCGGCACGGGATCGGTGCGGATCGCGCCGATCTACCTGGAGTCCCTGGAGTGGGCCGAGGCCGAGCACCTGACGGTCGCCGGACCTGTGGCCACGCGCTGGGCGCGCGAGGGTGACCTTGTGCACCACGATGTGACCGTCGCTCCCGGATTGACCGCGGTGTACGCGGCGCCCGCCGGCTACGAGGTGGTCGGCCCGGACTCGGTGCTCGGCTCTGGGTCATCCCGGGTCACCGTCCGCCGTGTCACCGGCGCACGGAAGACGGGAGGCGCCGAGTGA
- a CDS encoding acyl-CoA dehydrogenase family protein, translating to MSALPPEVEALRARTRDFIRNVVVPAEPGPDLRLSEELRATLMAAAKEAGVFAPHAPREYGGQGVPIEHWSAIFQEAGYSPIGAVVLNCMAPDEGNMHMLNIIATAAQKQRYLAPLVAGEVRSCFAMTEPHPGAGSDPDALLTEAVRVEGGWVINGHKRFISGAEVAAFSIVMARNDASEGVPAGATMLLVDMDNPGIRIGEQIHAIDRAIAGGHPHVHFEDCFVADDAVLGAPGEGFRYAQVRLGPARLTHCMRWLGLARRSLDIALDRVNEREIFGHRLGELGIAQEMIAQSVIDIETSDAIIAKTAALLETDPKAGSAMSSVAKVHCSEAIFRVIDRSIQLCGGDGVTDNLPLASFMNEVRPFRIYDGSNETHKWAISRRATSRRRKEVASGAERMDIVGGGGS from the coding sequence GTGAGCGCCCTCCCGCCCGAAGTGGAGGCGCTCCGTGCACGCACGCGCGACTTCATCCGGAATGTCGTCGTGCCGGCAGAGCCGGGCCCGGATCTGCGTTTGAGTGAAGAGCTGCGCGCGACGCTGATGGCGGCGGCGAAGGAGGCGGGCGTGTTCGCGCCCCACGCCCCCCGTGAGTACGGCGGTCAGGGTGTGCCGATCGAGCACTGGTCGGCGATTTTCCAGGAGGCCGGGTATTCGCCGATCGGTGCGGTCGTGCTGAACTGCATGGCGCCCGACGAGGGCAACATGCACATGCTGAACATCATCGCGACGGCTGCGCAGAAGCAGCGGTATCTCGCGCCGCTCGTGGCCGGTGAGGTGCGGTCGTGCTTCGCGATGACCGAACCGCATCCCGGCGCAGGATCGGATCCGGACGCCCTGCTGACCGAGGCCGTGCGGGTCGAGGGTGGATGGGTGATCAACGGGCACAAGCGGTTCATCAGTGGTGCCGAGGTGGCGGCCTTCTCGATCGTGATGGCGCGCAACGACGCGAGCGAGGGTGTGCCGGCCGGCGCGACGATGCTGCTCGTCGACATGGACAATCCCGGCATCCGTATCGGTGAGCAGATCCATGCGATCGATCGAGCCATCGCCGGCGGGCACCCGCACGTCCACTTCGAGGACTGCTTCGTCGCCGACGACGCCGTGCTGGGGGCGCCGGGGGAGGGCTTCCGCTACGCGCAGGTGCGGCTCGGGCCCGCCCGGCTGACGCACTGCATGCGCTGGCTCGGTCTCGCCCGCCGATCCCTCGACATCGCACTGGACCGGGTCAACGAGCGCGAGATCTTCGGGCACCGCCTCGGCGAGCTGGGCATCGCCCAGGAGATGATCGCGCAGTCGGTGATCGACATCGAGACCTCGGATGCGATCATCGCCAAGACCGCTGCCCTGCTGGAGACGGACCCGAAGGCAGGCTCCGCCATGTCATCGGTCGCGAAGGTGCACTGCTCGGAGGCGATCTTCCGGGTGATCGACCGGTCGATCCAGCTTTGCGGCGGCGACGGGGTCACGGACAACCTTCCCCTGGCCTCCTTCATGAACGAAGTGCGTCCGTTCCGCATCTACGACGGCTCCAACGAGACGCACAAGTGGGCGATCTCGCGTCGCGCGACGTCGCGCCGCCGCAAGGAGGTCGCGTCGGGCGCCGAGCGGATGGACATCGTCGGGGGTGGGGGGTCGTGA
- a CDS encoding phosphotransferase family protein: MISTPDGVEVVATRADAATLDRPPLLVLDALIGFLDAEGLGDGPITWHRIGEGHSNLTYLLRRGERSLVLRRGPRPPLPKSTHDMVRESRIQLLVKAAGIPVPNIVAVCEDASVLGVPFYVMDYLDGVVITDAEPTGFDTAQRRRDTAFAAVDALVALHGVDVASGGLASIGRPDGYLERQVALFSVLWDGATRRSVPEIAAVATGLAARTPKSQRASVVHGDFRIGNLMFERAAPPRVLAILDWEMATVGDPLADLGYFLATYAEAESTPTPLELTPVTRYDGYPSRAELAERYGAATGLDLSELRWYQALALWKAAIFCEAIYTRWLDGERPGDEFAPSLAEGVPALVRQAAALITPN, translated from the coding sequence GTGATCTCGACGCCGGATGGCGTGGAGGTCGTCGCCACCCGAGCGGATGCCGCGACCCTGGATCGTCCGCCTCTGCTGGTGCTCGACGCACTGATCGGATTCCTGGACGCCGAGGGGCTCGGGGACGGCCCGATCACGTGGCACCGCATCGGTGAGGGACACTCGAACCTGACCTACCTGCTCCGCCGGGGAGAGCGCTCGCTCGTGCTGCGCCGCGGCCCGCGGCCACCACTGCCGAAATCCACGCACGACATGGTGCGCGAGTCGCGCATCCAACTGCTCGTGAAGGCCGCAGGCATCCCGGTGCCGAACATCGTCGCCGTCTGCGAAGATGCGTCAGTCCTGGGCGTGCCGTTCTACGTCATGGATTACCTCGATGGCGTCGTCATCACGGATGCGGAGCCGACCGGCTTCGACACGGCACAGCGTCGCAGAGACACGGCGTTTGCCGCCGTCGATGCACTCGTCGCGCTGCACGGTGTGGACGTCGCCTCGGGCGGGCTGGCGAGCATCGGTCGGCCCGACGGATATCTGGAACGCCAGGTGGCCCTGTTCTCCGTACTGTGGGATGGTGCGACCCGGCGGTCGGTGCCGGAGATCGCGGCGGTCGCGACCGGACTCGCAGCGCGCACACCGAAGAGCCAGCGCGCGTCCGTCGTGCACGGCGACTTCCGGATCGGCAACCTCATGTTCGAGAGGGCCGCGCCACCGCGGGTGCTCGCCATCCTCGACTGGGAGATGGCGACGGTCGGAGATCCGCTCGCCGACCTCGGCTACTTCCTCGCGACCTATGCCGAGGCAGAATCGACCCCGACGCCGCTCGAACTCACCCCGGTCACGCGCTACGACGGCTATCCGAGCCGTGCGGAGCTCGCGGAGCGCTACGGGGCGGCCACCGGACTCGACCTGTCCGAGCTGCGTTGGTACCAGGCGCTGGCGCTGTGGAAGGCCGCTATCTTCTGCGAGGCGATCTACACGCGATGGCTGGACGGCGAGCGGCCCGGTGACGAGTTCGCACCGAGCCTGGCCGAGGGCGTGCCCGCGCTCGTCCGGCAGGCGGCGGCCCTCATCACTCCCAACTGA
- a CDS encoding alpha/beta hydrolase: MATPSIHDVDLSAAGHDFRLRVYPASEPTGDVLIWLHGGAFLFGDLEMPEADATARGLTGHGVTVISVDYTLAPLDGAEDYVPSRPIGTRPRAAYPVASLQVVATFDWAVENAASLGGDPARVSLGGASAGANLAAGAALRLRDRGETQPFTQVLVYPALHLPVLAPDAHLAELLAALPATANLPPDFGFVVTRNYLGDASPDELYAFPGGHDLRGSAPALIISAETDELRPSAEAYVGDLARGGVDVEYRKPTGTLHGFLNTPTVPGQREVLAQIAQFLRRV; the protein is encoded by the coding sequence ATGGCGACTCCGAGCATCCACGACGTTGACCTGTCGGCGGCCGGTCATGATTTCCGGCTGCGCGTGTATCCGGCCTCGGAGCCGACCGGTGATGTTCTGATCTGGCTTCACGGGGGCGCCTTCCTCTTCGGCGACCTGGAGATGCCGGAGGCAGACGCTACGGCTCGCGGTCTGACGGGCCATGGCGTGACGGTGATCTCGGTCGACTACACGCTCGCTCCGCTCGACGGGGCGGAGGATTATGTGCCGTCGAGACCGATCGGGACTCGTCCGCGGGCGGCATACCCCGTGGCGTCGCTGCAGGTGGTGGCCACGTTCGATTGGGCAGTGGAGAACGCGGCCAGCCTCGGCGGCGATCCGGCGAGAGTGTCTTTGGGTGGCGCGAGCGCGGGTGCGAACCTGGCGGCGGGTGCCGCGCTGCGGCTGCGAGATCGCGGAGAGACGCAGCCGTTCACGCAGGTGCTGGTGTATCCCGCGTTGCATCTTCCTGTCCTCGCCCCGGACGCTCACCTCGCCGAGCTCCTCGCGGCGCTGCCCGCCACGGCGAACCTCCCACCCGATTTCGGGTTCGTCGTCACGCGGAACTATCTCGGCGACGCGTCACCCGACGAGCTCTACGCATTCCCCGGGGGTCACGACCTTCGCGGGTCGGCGCCTGCACTGATCATCTCGGCGGAGACGGACGAGCTGCGGCCGTCGGCAGAGGCGTACGTCGGCGACCTCGCGCGTGGCGGCGTCGACGTCGAGTACCGCAAGCCGACAGGTACGCTCCACGGATTCTTGAACACCCCGACTGTGCCAGGGCAACGCGAGGTACTGGCGCAGATCGCGCAGTTTCTGCGCCGAGTGTGA